Part of the Muntiacus reevesi chromosome 8, mMunRee1.1, whole genome shotgun sequence genome is shown below.
acatggcaactgaacaacacggCCAGGCTGGGAGAGACAGCAAACAAATATAGCACAGTATGATCAGGCCCCGCTTGGCAGGAGTGCTGTGCCGCCAGAAGCGCAAAGAGGGTCCTAGATCCGTCTTGGGGGTTCAGGGAGCGCTACTCCAAAGACGTATCTAAACCTGTGGTTTTCGTATTAGGCCGTGTATTGGACTCATCAGGAAAGCTTTAAAAAACTTCTAGTGCACAGAAGTCCCTGTCTCACAGAACAGTTAAATCAGAACCTCTGGGAGTGAGACCCAggcatcaatattttaaaagctccccaggtgattctaatgtgcaaccAAAACTGAGAACCATGGACCTGAACTGACACCTGGATGGTAGGAGCTGGACAGGTAAAGCGAGCCGGAGAGCAGGGCTCCCTGTAGCCGTGCTCGCAGTCTCTGGGATCCGGCTGCCACATTCTGGCACTCTGCCACATTCTGGCCACCTTTGGGGAAGCTGAAGTATATTTAGATCCCCCTCCCCCCCGCATgagcaaaattatatttttgcagcTGGAAATGGACATAGAAACTACTCCCCACCTGCTCTTGTTTCAAGGGTCCCTCCAACACCTTTAAATAAGTGACTCCTCTCCTCCAAACCCCATGGTTCTGCCCGTCCCGTCTCCCACGATCATACCATCTGCAGTATAAACATAGTACACTGCAGACCTAAGTAACAGCTGAACATTTGGAGGAAAGGGAGGGGcctctgcatgtcttctttgcaCCAGGGAGTGCCAGTACTGCTCTGAGGGACAGAGAAACTGTCCTCTGTTATCACTGGCGACTCACAGAGTTGATGAAAGAGTTTACATCTTTCTCAGAAGATGCATGTCCTTGTATATAGTTCACTACTGATTTCccataacctttttaaaaaaaaataattttatttatatatcagctgtgctgggtcaggcttttctctagctgtggggagCAGGGGTTACTCTGTAGTTGtcttgtgtgggcttctcatcgtggtgggttctcttattgcggagcacgggctctagggcgctgGTCTGCAGTAATTGTAGCTCAGGGGCTCctgaaccagagattgaacccctgtctcctgaattggcaggtggatttctttaccagtgggccacaagggaagcccctgagttCCCATCATCTTAACCCCTATGTGCAAAGTTCTTAGCCTAACAAAAAGGGAGGTGTCTTACAATTGTTGGTGCAGTGCCTGAATATACCTGTAGGGGGCAGTAACAATATTTGAATGGTACCATATTTCAGACGTAGGCAAACATGCTAAGAAGGTATGAGAAGACCTtctggttttttatttgtttttgtttttgttaggaGCAATGGCAATAACATCCAAAGCATACAAAACAGAGTGCTGCCCACAggtctttaaaaacaaacttaaacACAGTTCTGCAGCCTTTATTTTGCTACCTGAGCTATTTTTATAACATTGcatttgggaaaatatttaaCCCAGTGTCTCACACAGAGAACAGGTCCCCGTGGTGAGTGCTGGGAGCATTGTCACTACATATGTTGTCAAGCTTCCCTTCGATGGTTCTGGATCACATGGCTAATTCCTTATGTTATTGTGACAagcagttttctctctctcttcggGAGCCTCGACTCTCTGAATACCATCTCCGGGATTAATAGTAATTGTTGCCTTGTGGCTTAAAGACTTCCTATAAACTGACTCAGAAAAGGTGTCATAAGGCTGTAGGAATGCTCACAGTTTTCCCATGCACTTCACATACTTATGATGAGAGGCTTTTCCACAAAGAAAGtgataaagaaatgcaagatcTTGACTAGCATTAGTCTAGCTTCCCTATTGCCCAGGGAAGGAGGCATTCTTCACCTCTTTACAGAGAGGGGGCCTGGAGCCAGGCCCAGCTAGAAACCCAAGTCTCGGGGTCTCCCCATGGTGAGAGCAATCTGGTGGCACTGGTGCTGTGGAAAGATGCCAGGGTCCTTGCCTTCTGGGCCCGGCAGATGTCATCAGGAGTTGGGTCAGATAACAGCAAGTGCCACTTGGGGACAGCCACCACGTGCTGGAAGCACGCCCGCATGGAAGGGTTTAGGGACGACTCCCCAGGGAATCGTCCTTCAGGATAAAGTTCTTAGGCCAGAACTGATGACCAGATTGAGGTGGGGGTGTTCCAAAGCGCTGACAACCCATCACGAGGGAAGGATGGTTGTGCAGAAGCAAAGCATTTGGGTGGGAGAAGTTTCGGCtacctgcatgcatgctcagtcactcagtcgtgtccaactctttgagatcccgtggactgcttCCCTCCATCTAAATAGCTGACACCAGCAGAAATTAGGCAAAAGTAAAGGAAGAAATTCTTGACAGCTCCATGTGTGTGtcaatccctcagtcgtgtccgactctttgaaaccccatggactgtagcccttcaggctcctctgttcatgggattctccaggcaagaatactggagtgggttgccatttccttctccaggggatcttcccgacccagggatcaaaccctcatctcctgtgttggcaggcaggttctttaccactagcgccacctcacTCCTGCCTTAATTCTTAAGCTGCCGATCATCCCGGGctactttccttctctgggaaggGTGAGGCCCCACTGACCTGGTCAAGTCCTCGATGTCCACCAGCATGGCGTCCTGTTCCGTGTGCAGCTCATCTCGGATAAGGAGCAGCTGGACCAGCTCTTCGTTCAAGCCTGGGGCAAAGGAAAGAGAACATTAATAAAGCTGCATCAAAGTCAGGATGTGAAACTATCCATGGACCATGGTGTGTGTaccatatagacacacacatatatacaaacagcTAAACACAGTAGGAAAGTATTTTTGCTGAAACGTTAGGGTTCTCATTAGCTTCTCAGAAGCTCAGGAGAAGCCACCCATTTGAGAAAACTAGTTTGCCTACTTACAGAAGTGTTGGAAGAAAAGGAGTATGGAGTAAATCCAATTACATTCGCATTAAAGTGGGAAAAGAAGTGGTTAGATGTTAGGAAAGTAGCTTGTTAGAAGAAGCAGGATTTTATTTTGAAGATACGTGAGTGTAAAAGTCTGGGGCATGTTGAGTTTTCCACCGTTCATCTTCAGGGGGCCCCAGCCACGCTGACCGCTGGAGGGGCTGCCCCACCTGACGGGCACCACATCAGATGCCCAGCTGGAGAGGGAGGGGCTCGAGGATGCTCAAAGGTTACCTGGGGCCACAAGGAGGAGCACCCCGACATGCAGGCTGTTCAAAGAAAGAGTAAAATCTAAAGATGTGGGAGAATGAGATACAAAAGACCTGAAGAAATCACCCCTGGTCTCCAGACAACAGGTGCTGAGGAAAAGACCCTTTAGGATTTATCGTGGGAATAAAATAGATGGAAACACAGCCAGTCTTCCTGAAATCTGTGCAGTGGGTTAATCTGGCTTCTGCCattggaaaatataaacaagCCCAGGGCTGCTTCATGCTTTTTCCCCCCATACTGACTTAGAACAAAAGCGTCTAGGCCTGAACATGTGGACACGTGGGGACAGCATTCATTTGGCAAGAGCTCTAGGCCCAGcaacaaaaggaaggaagagggtactcAGCAAGGTCCTCCTTGAAAACGCTGGATTCATATCTGAAATGATGCATTTGCTTGCCTTTAGTTCAGATttgtttccaattttaaaaaggaaaaaaaaaaatcatacaaagaaATCTAAAACTTCCTCTACTCCTGAAAAGGACTAGCTGGCAATGCTATTATTTACAAGTCTAAGGAAGATATTTTGATGGtaagagatcagaaagccttttaaatccttgaaagaaaaatactcCTAGTAATTTATTCTCAACgaaaattaaaatgtagtagaacttcaaaaaaaaatcctatgaatCTATggtttgcgaccccacggactgtagcccaccaggctcctctgtccagggggttttccaggcaagagtactggaatgggttgccatttcctgctccaggggatcttcccgacccagggatcgaacccagatctccagcattgcagacagacgctttaccgtccgagctaccagggaagcccaaaatgtagtagaattaaaaaaaaaaaatcctatgaatCTATGGTTtcctaattaaaatgtaaatcctttcttttgattttaaaataatgaaggtATTGGGTtaagaggttaagactctgtgcttacaCTGCTgtgggtgtgagtttgatccctcgttggggaactaagatccctcatgctgcctGGTGTGGTTGCCCTGACTCCGCAAAATATTGAAGGTATTAAATTGCCACTgcgcattttatttttttctagtgagTTCTTAGGGCAGCTTTCTATACTGGCATAGCACATGGGAATGTCTTTTCTAtatgaagtttaaaattttttattatggacATTTTCAAAGTGATACAAAAGCAAAGAGACTTTTTAAATGAATCCCCTTGCCCTATGCATCCAATCACCTTCAAAAATAATCAACTCCAGGCCAGTCGTAACTGACGtttctccccttctccagtgaggtcattttaaagtgaatttcagACATCCTATTGTTTCATACATAAACGCTTCAGTATGCATCTCTAAAGACagggctctttttttcttttaaattaacataACCATAATGCCTTTATTGTACCCAAATAAGTCAATACgtctttaataaaacatttagtCAATGTTTGAATTTCCCTAGTTGGTTCCCAAATACTTTTTTATGGTTGGTTTGCATTGGGTTGGCATGTCTCTTAAGTGGTTTCAATCTATCAGCCATGGACTTTATGGACTCATATGTTTCAACGCTGGAGGGCTCGTGAGTTCACCTGGATTCAGCAAGATGCCCCAGTGATTGAGCTCTCTCTGTTACTGGCCCAGCACATGCCCTTCTTTGCACAACCAGCTGAATGAATGCcactcactcaccacaactgccTGCACACTTCCGGTAGAGGTCCTTCTTTATTCTGGGGGTAAAAGGCCCACTCCTTCTCACCCTATAATTTTCACCTATCAGTCCTATACACTTTCGCCACCTGAAGTCCCACAACATAAGGTGAATAGGGTCTGATgagctaaaataaatatatgtacaaataAAGGTGAGCACATAATTGCATACGTATAATACACatacaaatgtatataaatacaacAAAAGACCTGGAACTACTAAATTGTATTCTACAAACAGGTGTTGCGACCcagctatatgccaggcactgtgcaagaAGCTGGGGATTTCAGATGAATTAAAAGGACCCTTAGTCTCTGTGAATCTTGAAAAAGTCTTAAAGTTTCTCAACATTTTATagtgaaaaaacaaaggaaaaaaagagagggtcGATCCTCTTCCTTTCCTTGCAAGGACACAGGAGGACCCCGAGGAAACGTGATATCCCATGCTATTTTAACACTTCGCATCCCATCTTCCAGAGTATCTCACACTTACTTTCTATCTGGGAGTGGAGGTCATTGACTATCACTTGTAGCTGCCCAATAGTCATGTCTCTCAGGTCAGTGGGCTTTAAACTTCTTTTCATCAAGCACTCACTTATATGAGGCATGTGTGGCAGCTGAAGACACAAAAGGAAGAAACAGCGTTGAGAGCAGAGCAGTAAGCACATCCAATACAGGACCCAGTTTTCTCCTAAAAGACCCACCTTCATTCACCCACTTCAGGGTCCTCGTTTAAAAGCTTTTCCTGTCCGACTTCTCCAATGCAAGGCCCTCCATTCACACACCACACATTCTCACATGTTATCAGCATCATAATGGGACATTACTCAAATCAAAAGTTTTTGGACTGGTCTACAACTGAGAGTCAATAATTAGATCCACAAGTGAATTACCAGGGAGCTCAAGCAGTTATCAGTTACATAGATTAAATTACTAAGACCcgctatttattaatttatagcaTGCTACAAGCACTGTGCCAAGTGCTTTGAACACTTTTTCCACTGAATTCTCACAATCATGCTCTGACACAGgtgttattattatccccattttacagatgagaaaactgagacttgcCCAGAGCCCCACAGTAGATCAGTGGCAGGGCTCGTCTTAAGCTCCAAAGGCCACGACCTTTATCCACTCTATCACACTGTCTTCATTGAACGGTGGGAACAAAGAGTTAAACCAATAGTGAGTTTGCCACAGCAGTGGGTTCTTAAACTGAGACCGCTTTAAAGGAATGAACATATTCTCACAACAGCTAAGACTGCCCTGAAGACACAGAGCAGATATGAATGGGGAGCAAAGTTTATGTTTGTGAAATCTGTAGCTTATGCATCCTTCTGTGATACcgtaggaaggaaaaagaaacagacttaaaTATTTCTCAATGACGTTTTACACAGCGCCTTCTAGAAACCCAAGTTTGCATAACTCTGGGAAAGGACTGAGACAGCCTCAACCACGTGCAGCCACCCCTCGCCAGCCAACCACCACACGCCCGCCCCCAGTCCGCTGCATTTCAGCGCTCGCGGCTTACGAGATCAGCGACGGGAGACTTTTTCCTGTTCTGTTTTTCCACTTCCACTTGCATTTTGGCCATTGGTTTGGCCATGGCAAGGGCCATTTTGGCTTCAGCTTGCAGTTTCTTTTGCCTTGTGAGGAAATCCATGTCATCCAGGGATTCGGATTCTTCTTCAGTAGTGTCTCTATCTGAGTAGGAAGAACTCTGTTTGctctgaaaagggaaaaaaaagcagcatCTGAGCTTTGTGCGTGGGGTCCCACCTTTGGAGACAGACTACAGCCTTCCCTGAGCCCTCTCTCAGAGCGGCCAAGAGTCCCCTCCATCAACACAACCCAACTCTTGATTTGATCTGTACCAATCACAGGTAACTTTTATTGAATGATTATTTATTTACCATTAGCATTTAATGGGTCAGGacattcccctggaggagggcatggcaacccactccaagtattcttgcctggagaatcccatggacagaagagcctggcaggctacagtccaggggctcaaaaagagtcggacatggctgaagcaatttagcacacagcaTTTAATGGAAACAATGTGCTAGCATTGTTCTAAGTTCTTTGCatattattttttgcatttatttatttgctactTTATATTTAATAACTGTATTTcaacataattcttttttaaacctttaaattaatttttattggcatatagttcctttataatgttgtgttagtttttgctgtagagcaaagtgaatcagttatatgtgtgtgtatatatatacatacttttttttagTAAGTAACATTTTCAGAGGCAGTTTATCTCCTCAGTCTCAATAAAAGGTTGATTTTAGCATAAAAAGTAACATAATTAATAATAGGGAGAATATGTATTTATAACAAACTTGAGACTTTTCTTTGATTCTTACTCTCAAAACTTGCTTGAAGTGAACAGACTACAGCAAAATATTTCACCCAGAGCCAAGGTGTTACGTTACTCCCTGAGTGGACAGGATCTCAGCTATCCAAAGTTCTCTTGTGGCACTGTGCTCAACAACTAACAGTTTCCTGTTAGTTGGTCTTCGATAAGAAAGGTGCTGGATAGACCTCCCAGAGAGGAAAGAAATTCAGGAACAAGTAGTCAGGATCATCAAGCCAtcttttatatatgtgtgcaAGGACAAGTGTTGTTAGCTGCTAAGTCGAGTCCCACTCGTcgtgacaccatgggctgtagcccgccagtcttctccatccatgggcaaggatactggagtgggttgccatttccttctccaggggatcctcccgacccagacaTCTGACCTTTGTCTCCAGCTTGGCAAGCGgactctttcccactgagccaccagggacacccagcAAGGAAAAGTAAGCAAAGCTTAACCCACATTATCTTGCTGGTTTCTCTGAGCGGTATCTCTTCAGGGCTagccctcccaccccctgccaggACCCCATCCcctgtcttttaaaatgtgtccACTGCTAGTCTATGCTCATATTTCTAAGACCAATGGGGAAGGAATGGTATATaacacattttctatttttttatttactgcatgcaattctttttttaaaattaatttttattggcatatagttgctttacaatactgtgttagtttctgccttatggcaaagtgaatcagctgtatgtttacatacatcccctcttttttggattccctttccatttaggtcaccataggACACTGagaagagttccttgtgctatacagtaggttctcatcagttatctattttacacccagtagtgtatatatatcaaccccaatctcccaattcatcaccccctctttctcctttctcctccagcaTCCAGATGTtccctacatctgtgtctctatttctgtgttGCAATAAGACAATctacaccatttttctagattccacatatatgtgtaaataatatatgatatttgttttcctctttctgactacTTCAGTcttatgacagtctctaggcccatccatgccTCTGCAAAAGCCACCATTTCATCCCTTTTTATAGCATATTTTCTCTTATAATTTTTAGGGCCTATGTGATTTTCCTGATGATTTAATATGAAAGTAGTTGCTAACTTTAACAGAACTATGTATCCTCAGATCACAGTTTCAAGTTTTCAATCACTCAAATTTTAGGAACATGTCACGTTaagaagggcttccccggtggcccaggcAATAAAGAAGCTCCGGCAGTGTAggagacaggaagatcccctggagaagggaatggctacccacccctgtattctcgcctggagaatcccatggacagaggagcctgctgggctacagtccatggggtcgcaaagaatcggacacgactgagtgacttccacacTCCACATGTTAAGAAATGTCATGAGACATCTCTTTCTAAATCTCTGCAATGTTTGTTCCTGATCAACGACAGAAAAGAAGCTAAGTGAGCAGGAAGGcacactctgagcctcagtggcaGCTCGGAGACTCACCATGGGAGACAAGGGGGTGTCCAGGCTGGTTTCCGTCTTGCTGTCATCAGCATCGCTGTCCTTGTCACTGCCGCTGTCGTTGACAAAGCAGATCTGCAGGTTCATCCCACTCTGCAGGCTGGGCAGAAGCACACAGAACACTCATTCCACTCACTCTTTGTTACCCGGCAGCATCCCAAAACTGTGGTTTTGCTAGAGAAAGTAGTTTAATGTGTTCTTCCCAGGGAGCAGTGAGTGATCAATATTACGCCCAATTCATAAATGGTAACTTTTACTAGAGGATAAGAAAGATACATTGATAAACAGTAAGTGGTAACTTCTAACTCCTACTGTAGTAGCTTTTTTTCCACACAGAAATTCATGTTGTTGGAAAACTAATTTCAAGCCCCATTATAGCACCTGGCACAATACCCAACACATCGTTGGGACACGATAAAAATGTGTCGAGACACTGAGTTTACATTTTTGTCAATGATGATGAATGGATCCTCAGCCAAGCAGGGCTGCCTGGCGTCATCTGATGTCCTGCCCCACAGGGACAATCCAAAGATGCTCATTAAAGCCAGCATCCCGGGGCCAGAGGTCTCAGAAAAAAGACTCCCCCCTTTTATTTTTGCCTCAAATAGAAAAAGGTCACCTATCAGACGAGTTGATCTTTGCACCTCTCACTGTGACAAGTCAGAGCTGATTCGGTGttaggaaaattttatttgaggcAGTTGCCAAAACCCAACTGAGGGAGCTTATTTatatcattaaggaaaaaaaaaaaccacaccagaGGTTCACCCTAGAGAAACTTAAGGGAACTTCTAACCTAGTTATAAAGGTACAACGCTGGAACACAGTAAGGCTCTGCAGACCGCCTGGCGCGCCGAGCCTCAGAGGCAGAGATGTCTTGGGAGTTCATTATGTTTGTGGCGAATCCGGGAAGCTCCAGGGGGGATATTTCTGGAAATGTGGTGACAAAGGGCCTCCAGGCTGTGTATCTGCCACACACACAGCCAGGCTGAGGATCCAACTCTGTGTCCTCACGCTCATTGGAAGGCGAACACGTTTCATGACTGACAACAAAAAGCTTTTCAAGAAGCACTTTCTTAGCATCCCTAGTATCTCCAGTCTATATGTaagctttgagaaagaaaaagcagaaggaaaCCCCTTAAGCAGCAAGGGTCCTAAGGAGGCTTGTGTAAGCCAGGTTTAGAACAGTGGACGCTGAATCTGCTCTGGCATTACTGTCACAGTGAGAGATGCAAAGATCAACTCGTCTGATAGATGacgtttgcattttaaaaaattccagtgGGTAGGGATGCTATGTACAAAATGCTCAGATGACTCACTGAACGCACTTGTTTGATTGAAAACAATACAGAAGTCAGAAAAAGTACTGATTTAACATGGGCACCACTGTTACGTGTATGCACTGCCACCTGTTGTTAACTTCTGTGATTACTGAGAGTCCCAACTTATTTCCCCAGGAAGGAAATGCAGGCTTTCTCTCAGTAGGTCCAATTCCGTTGCTCCCCACCCTCCTGTGCAGGCAAGCAGAGTCAGACCCAGGGCTGGCCGTAGAAGGTGACAGGTTCTCCTGTGATCAGCTGAGGGTGCTTGGAATCAGCAGGACTTAGGTTTGAATTCTCACTTCATTCCCTAAGCATAATACTCAATCtgtatcttcatctgtaaaacagggtgTATAATTCAGTAAGAAGGAAGCTTCAATACTacggccacctggtgcaaagggCTGACTTAtcggaaaagaccgtgatgctgggaaagattgaaggcaagaggagaaggggaccacagaggatgagatggttggatggcatcaccgactcaatggacatgcactGGTGGACTCAATGAATTCAACAGACTCAATGaacaaactcagagagatagtaaagcacagggaatcctggcgtgctgcagtccatgggattgcacagggttggatgtgactgagcaacagaaagattgaaggtgggaggagaaggggacgacagagaatgagatggttcgatggcaccaccgactcaatggacgtgagtctgagtaagctccgggagttggtgacggacagggaggcctggcatgctgcagtccatggggtcacaaacagtcggatacgactgagcgactgaactgaagtgactgacataacaagaaagaaagatgagaggATTTAGCTCAGAGCTGGCACAGAACAGGTGCTTTATACGCGTTCATTATCCTCCTCCCTACTTTCTGAAAGCCTACACAAAAGAACACAGGATTTTAAAGGTGATGCAACTTTGTAAAGAGACCCTTGAAGTCACGTACTTGAACACCTGGCCTGTCACGGCAATTTCTGATGCACAGCTGACTCTCTGAGAGCATCCTGAGCTGACTTGAACTGT
Proteins encoded:
- the SCHIP1 gene encoding schwannomin-interacting protein 1 isoform X3; amino-acid sequence: MVHQENCSYQAQKNERESIRQKLALGSFFDDGPGIYTSCSKSGKPSLSSRLQSGMNLQICFVNDSGSDKDSDADDSKTETSLDTPLSPMSKQSSSYSDRDTTEEESESLDDMDFLTRQKKLQAEAKMALAMAKPMAKMQVEVEKQNRKKSPVADLLPHMPHISECLMKRSLKPTDLRDMTIGQLQVIVNDLHSQIESLNEELVQLLLIRDELHTEQDAMLVDIEDLTRHAESQQKHLAEKMPAK
- the SCHIP1 gene encoding schwannomin-interacting protein 1 isoform X2 encodes the protein MDLDSDGMDDIISKESPLDVEGNYKKAQKNERESIRQKLALGSFFDDGPGIYTSCSKSGKPSLSSRLQSGMNLQICFVNDSGSDKDSDADDSKTETSLDTPLSPMSKQSSSYSDRDTTEEESESLDDMDFLTRQKKLQAEAKMALAMAKPMAKMQVEVEKQNRKKSPVADLLPHMPHISECLMKRSLKPTDLRDMTIGQLQVIVNDLHSQIESLNEELVQLLLIRDELHTEQDAMLVDIEDLTRHAESQQKHLAEKMPAK